The DNA segment GAACGCCGAGAAGGCGGCATCCATCCGCTCCCGATTTCTGTCTAGGATCGAAGTCAAGCTTGCCACGTTCAGCAGATTGCTGCGTGGGAAGCGTACTTGGTGCGTACTGTTCTCGTTCTCCAGCATAGGCCCGGTCACGGTCGTATAGTAGCAACACTTCCTCAGAACCAGCGCGTCCTCGGAGAAATCCATCCAGCCATTCTCGTCCTCAGGAAGACACATCAGTATAAGAATTGCGGGGACGGCTCCGCGACCACGGCCTGCAAGCTTGTTGTAAGCCTTGGACTTCATGCTCCAGAGGACGTGATCGCCTACGATCTTCCAATCCTTCGAGCATTTGAGCTGAAAGTCGACCGTATAACCCGCCTTTACAAGGTTCTGTTTGCCAGAGGCGGGGTCGATTTCCACCCTCCCAATAAGATCGAACTGACCGTCGAATCCATAGTCGAACTCGTCCTTCATGCTTGACCATATACGGGCGGCCGAGGACAGCGCTTGAACGTAGGCGCGGCTTAGCCCCTCCTGCGCATGGTTCCTTGTAAGCAAGATTCCCCCTCGTCCCGCGATGCGATCTGCGGGATAGTCCCTCGAATTGGTTGAGATTTCGTCGACATGGAACCAATAGTCGAGTCCTTCTGTATTGACCATGGGAGCTGCGGAACGATCGGTTACAGTCAGAAGCTGAAAATCGTCAACGGGCGCCGGTCGTTGCCCCGTCCGCATCATCCCTGCCCTCCCGGAACACCTGCACCATCTCCGTCCACAAAGGACTCGGCCACGCCCATTTCCCTGCGCACGGCCGCCACTGACGAAGACCCGCGCCTGCTCCGTCATCTCGTGCTGTATGGACTCAATTTCTTCGACACTGGCGCTAACCTACCGAAGGAATAGAAGGTTTCTCGACATCCGGTTCAGGTCGTATTGCGCCGCGGACAGGTCTTCGTTGGCATTGATGTAGTTCCTAATTGAGGAACTGGAAGACCCACGCCGCAGCGAGGCCATTCCGGTAGCCGATCTGCCAAAAATGTATGGAGCCGAGATCCCCCGTTCTCTGAAGACGCTCAACGGCGGTTGATCTCGCCAGCGACGTTTACTTCGGCTCAATGGTCCCACGCTATCAGATCAGGGAAACATCCGTGACCGAGGTGGGACATGTATTTCGTAGAGCTCTTTGCCGGGGCCGGCGGCATGGGATTGGGTTTGGAAGCTGCCGGGTTGGAGCATCTGCTGTCCTTCGAGAAGGAAAAGGCTCAGCACAGCGTCCTGATGCACGCGGGTAAAGACGCCGTGCGGATGGACCTAAAGGACATCGCGACCGCCTGTTTTGCGATGAAAGAACGCCCGGATCTCATCGCTGGCGGGCCACCATGCCAGGACTTCTCGAGAGCGGGAAAGCGTCAGAAGACAGATCGCGCTAGGCTCACTCAGCATTTCGCACAGATAATCTGCTTGCAGCGCGTCGAATGGTTCATCTTCGAGAACGTCCCGGAGGCCGCTAAGTCGTCCGAGTACAAATGGGCGCGGAGCCTGTGGAAGAGACACGGGTACGGCCTCACGGAAATTCAACTGGATGCGCAAGATTATGGTG comes from the Rhizobium sp. NXC24 genome and includes:
- a CDS encoding DUF4365 domain-containing protein, whose amino-acid sequence is MMRTGQRPAPVDDFQLLTVTDRSAAPMVNTEGLDYWFHVDEISTNSRDYPADRIAGRGGILLTRNHAQEGLSRAYVQALSSAARIWSSMKDEFDYGFDGQFDLIGRVEIDPASGKQNLVKAGYTVDFQLKCSKDWKIVGDHVLWSMKSKAYNKLAGRGRGAVPAILILMCLPEDENGWMDFSEDALVLRKCCYYTTVTGPMLENENSTHQVRFPRSNLLNVASLTSILDRNRERMDAAFSAFGE